The Chiloscyllium plagiosum isolate BGI_BamShark_2017 chromosome 42, ASM401019v2, whole genome shotgun sequence genome contains a region encoding:
- the LOC122543079 gene encoding mucin-17-like codes for MNPASQFEMPPRPLQASISIKETMGAPEILFREFHNRMVTQRKALTGSSYKKKLPFLLKTGSPAHWYKAFNSRDLLLTAIPNPVGTLLVSTPTTVGASTRPGDNLLLSTPPSETLPVSTPPTGSLLLSTPPADTLPVSTPPADILPVSTHSAKTLTVSIPPVETLPVSTPPTDSLPVSTSPAEILPVSTPHTEILPVSTPPADSLPVSIPSADTLPVSTTHAETLPVSTPPTDSLPVSTPPAEILPVSTPRADSLPVSTLAGDTLPMSTLPVDTLSVSIPFAETLPVSIPPTDTLPVSIPTAEALPVSSPPTDDLTVSTPPADSLPVSTPPAEILPVSTPLTFVLPVSTPAETLHMSTFPAEALPVSNPPTGDLPVSTPPTDSLPVSTPPAETLPVSTPLAETLPVSILSAESLPGSTLSVETLPVSTSPTDTLPVSNPSTDILPTAILPNETVLASTSSPKILLASFSFVANSAATIQSIISPFTLTTRNNPVTINPLYNVPLISPTQSVLPDNLPVELFCDFEHGLCDWEQSTTDDFDWVLHRYQTFSRETGPKRDHTKGQCKRQGGHYLYLKGSYSQLSGEQAALISPPLREQKCLTFWYNMFGKHMGSLNVFLKYEHTTSWHKLWSVSGNQGRKWLNAEIDIFTNGDKFRVIIEGVLGPSYQSDAAIDDVQIYRNNCDSSWKHWNPTCNRGLKKRNKSHLG; via the exons ATGAATCCAGCCAGTCAGTTTGAAATGCCACCCAGGCCTCTGCAGGCCAGCATCTCAATAAAGGAAACCATGGGAGCACCTGAGATTCTTTTCAGAGAGTTTCATAACAGAATGGTGACACAGAGAAAGGCACTGACAGGGTCCTCGTATAAAAAAAAGCTGCCTTTTCTTCTGAAAACTGGAAGCCCTGCTCATTGGTACAAGGCATTTAATTCACGTGACCTTTTGTTGACAGCCATACCTAACCCTGTGGGCACCCTACTGGTGTCCACCCCAACCACAGTGGGGGCATCCACTCGACCTGGTGATAACCTGTTGTTGTCCACTCCCCCATCGGAGACTCTGCCAGTGTCCACTCCTCCCACAGGCTCTCTGCTACTGTCCACTCCTCCCGCAGATACTCTGCCAGTGTCCACTCCCCCTGCGGACATTCTGCCAGTGTCCACCCACTCTGCAAAGACTCTGACAGTGTCCATTCCCCCTGTGGAGACTCTGCCAGTGTCCACTCCTCCCACAGACTCTCTGCCAGTGTCTACTTCCCCCGCAGAGATTCTTCCAGTGTCCACTCCCCACACAGAGATTCTGCCAGTGTCCACTCCCCCTGCAGACTCACTGCCAGTGTCCATTCCTTCTGCAGACACTCTGCCAGTGTCCACTACCCATGCAGAGACTCTTCCAGTATCCACTCCTCCCACAGACTCTCTGCCAGTGTCCACTCCCCCAGCAGAGATTCTGCCAGTGTCCACTCCCCGTGCAGACTCTCTGCCAGTGTCCACTCTCGCTGGAGATACTCTGCCAATGTCCACTCTTCCTGTCGACACTCTGTCAGTGTCCATCCCCTTTGCAGAGACTCTTCCAGTGTCCATCCCTCCTACAGACACTCTTCCAGTGTCCATTCCCACTGCAGAAGCTCTGCCAGTATCCAGTCCCCCCACAGATGAtctgacagtgtccactccccCTGCGGACAGTCTGCCAGTGTCCACTCCCCCCGCAGAGATTCTGCCAGTGTCCACTCCCCTCACATTCGTTCTTCCAGTGTCCACTCCAGCAGAGACTCTGCACATGTCCACTTTCCCTGCAGAGGCTCTGCCAGTATCCAATCCCCCCACAGGTGATCTGCCAGTGTCCACTCCTCCCACAGACTCTCTGCCAGTGTCCACTCCTCCTGCAGAAACTCTGCCAGTGTCCACTCCCCTTGCCGAGACTCTGCCAGTGTCCATTCTCTCAGCGGAGAGTCTGCCAGGGTCTACCCTCTCAGTGGAGACTCTGCCAGTGTCTACTTCCCCTACAGACACTTTGCCAGTGTCCAATCCCTCAACAGACATTCTGCCAACAGCAATTCTCCCCAATGAGACCGTATTAGCATCCACCTCTTCTCCAAAGATACTCCTGGCATCTTTCTCCTTTGTGGCCAACAGTGCAGCAACCATCCAGTCAATAATTTCTCCATTTACTTTGACGACACGCAACAATCCTGTGACAATTAATCCCTTATATAATGTGCCTTTGATTTCTCCCACTCAGTCAGTGTTGCCTGACAACCTTCCTGTGGAACTGTTTTGTGACTTTGAACATGGTCTGTGTGATTGGGAACAATCCACAACAGATGATTTTGATTGGGTGCTTCATCGGTACCAAACATTCTCAAGAGAAACAGGACCAAAACGTGACCATACGAAAGGCCAGTGCAAACGCCAAGGAG GTCATTATCTGTACCTGAAAGGTTCATATTCTCAGCTGAGTGGGGAACAGGCAGCACTCATCAGCCCTCCACTGAGAGAACAGAAGTGCCTGACCTTCTGGTACAATATGTTTGGGAAACACATGG GTTCCTTAAATGTATTCCTGAAATATGAACACACGACTTCCTGGCACAAGCTGTGGTCTGTCTCTGGAAACCAAGGTCGGAAATGGCTAAATGCTGAGATTGATATTTTCACTAATGGAGACAAGTTCCGA GTGATTATCGAAGGTGTGCTGGGACCAAGCTATCAGAGCGATGCTGCAATTGATGACGTACAGATCTACAGAAATAACTGTGACTCAAGCTGGAAGCACTGGAACCCAACCTGCAATCGAGGCCTGAAGAAAAGGAACAAAT